Proteins encoded in a region of the Rutidosis leptorrhynchoides isolate AG116_Rl617_1_P2 chromosome 9, CSIRO_AGI_Rlap_v1, whole genome shotgun sequence genome:
- the LOC139867874 gene encoding uncharacterized protein: MRMIPSSLVLRVWTIENLMELLKCFELCSGLKDTFFRSNLFSVGVDKKEVEEMASLFGCKVGSFPFIYLGLPIGAKMSKISSWKPVIDKFEKRLSDLKACTMSFCGRLTLMNSVLNSIPLYYFFALPCPS; the protein is encoded by the coding sequence atgcggatgataccatCTTCTTTGGTTCTTAGAGTTTGGACAATTGAAAATCTTATGGAACTCCTTAAGTGTTTTGAATTATGTTCCGGTTTGAAAGATACTTTTTTCAGAAGTAATCTCTTCAGTGTGGGTGTAGACAAAAAAGAAGTAGAGGAGATGGCTAGTTTATTTGGTTGTAAGGTTGGCTCATTTCCATTTATCTATCTCGGATTACCAATTGGTGCAAAGATGAGTAAAATATCAAGTTGGAAACCGGTGATTGATAAATTCGAGAAAAGGTTATCGGATTTGAAAGCATGTACGATGTCATTCTGTGGACGTTTAACTCTCATGAATTCGGTTCTTAATAGTATACCGTTGTATTACTTTTTCGCTCTTCCATGCCCCTCCTAG